A window from Deinococcus misasensis DSM 22328 encodes these proteins:
- a CDS encoding Cof-type HAD-IIB family hydrolase, with amino-acid sequence MLLAFDLDGTIVTRKFELPEKIREAIRYARSKGHHITVITGRTDRSARPFLNALQVDSHFGSCQGSRVHATGQEMHHEVFIGAQQVQTTLDLLKKHGKAKFFMCSPTHLFLEDLSDPFFSWAETEGHIVTPLEKLTPETVNKIVIYGEDLTLLGKDIHTQVQGQFYPWDHTVLEVLPQGSSKGHALSLLAQHYGYTADEVVAFGDGVNDISMFEWAGQRIAVGHAGERLRSLATEHVPEPEKLGVADWIHQNL; translated from the coding sequence ATGTTGCTTGCTTTCGATCTGGACGGAACCATTGTCACCCGCAAGTTTGAACTTCCCGAGAAAATCCGCGAGGCCATCCGGTATGCACGCAGCAAGGGGCATCACATCACCGTGATCACCGGACGCACCGACCGCAGTGCCCGGCCTTTTCTGAATGCCTTGCAGGTCGATTCGCATTTTGGCAGTTGTCAGGGCTCAAGGGTGCACGCTACAGGGCAAGAGATGCACCACGAGGTGTTCATCGGTGCCCAGCAGGTGCAGACCACGCTGGATCTGCTCAAGAAACATGGGAAAGCCAAGTTTTTCATGTGCAGCCCCACCCATCTGTTTCTGGAAGACCTGTCTGATCCTTTCTTTTCGTGGGCAGAAACCGAAGGTCACATCGTCACCCCTCTGGAAAAACTGACCCCGGAGACCGTGAACAAGATCGTGATTTATGGTGAGGACCTGACGCTTCTGGGCAAGGACATCCACACTCAGGTGCAGGGGCAATTTTACCCGTGGGACCACACGGTGCTGGAGGTGCTGCCACAGGGCAGTTCCAAAGGGCATGCCCTTTCTTTGCTGGCCCAACATTATGGCTACACTGCAGATGAGGTGGTGGCTTTTGGAGATGGGGTCAATGACATCAGCATGTTCGAGTGGGCAGGCCAGAGGATCGCTGTGGGCCACGCGGGCGAGAGATTGCGTTCTCTTGCCACCGAGCACGTCCCTGAGCCTGAAAAGCTGGGTGTGGCAGATTGGATTCACCAGAACCTGTGA